Proteins from a single region of Euleptes europaea isolate rEulEur1 chromosome 21, rEulEur1.hap1, whole genome shotgun sequence:
- the PGP gene encoding glycerol-3-phosphate phosphatase — MAASGAGPGPGRGRCERLGASGARAALSGAEAVLFDCDGVLWRGEAAVPGAAEALRLLEGPAAPGGGKRLCYVTNNSSRTRAAYAEKLRRLGFPPAAPRQVFGSAYCAARYLRGALPPGGAAYVLGGAALSAELEAAGVAHLGAGPAPPPDSAHFGARAPLDPHVRAVLVGYDEHFSYGKLCLALRYLLRGGGGEDGGGCLLLATNRDHRLPLEGGSAVPGTGCLVKAVETAAEREAFIIGKPGRYMFECVASEFDIDPARTIMVGDRLDTDILMGNTCGLTTLLTLTGVSTLEEAQGHLESGCPERRKLVPDYYVDSIADLLPALKA; from the exons ATGGCGGCGTCGGGGGCTGGGCCGGGTCCGGGCCGCGGGCGCTGCGAGCGGCTGGGCgcgtcgggggcgcgggcggcGCTGTCGGGGGCGGAGGCGGTGCTGTTCGACTGCGACGGCGTGCTGTGGCGGGGCGAGGCGGCGGTGCCGGGGGCGGCGGAGGCGCTGCGGCTGCTGGAGGGCCCCGCGGCGCCGGGCGGCGGGAAGCGGCTGTGCTACGTCACCAACAACTCTTCGCGCACGCGCGCGGCCTACGCGGAGAAGCTGCGCCGCCTGGGCTTCCCGCCCGCCGCGCCGCGCCAGGTCTTCGGCTCGGCCTACTGCGCGGCGCGCTACCTGCGCGGGGCCCTGCCGCCGGGGGGCGCGGCCTACGTGCTGGGCGGCGCCGCGCTGAGCGCCGAGCTGGAGGCGGCGGGCGTGGCCCACCTGGGCGCcggccccgccccgccgcccgacTCCGCCCACTTCGGCGCGCGCGCCCCCCTCGACCCCCACGTGCGCGCCGTCCTCGTGGGCTACGACGAGCACTTCAGCTACGGCAAGCTCTGCCTGGCCCTGCGCTACCTGctccgcggcggcggcggcgaagaCGGCGGCGGCTGCCTCCTGCTCGCCACCAACAGGGACCACCGCCTGCCCCTCGAGGGCGGCAGCGCCGTGCCCG GAACCGGCTGCCTTGTCAAAGCCGTGGAGACTGCGGCAGAGAGGGAGGCGTTCATCATCGGCAAGCCTGGCCGGTACATGTTTGAGTGCGTGGCCAGCGAGTTCGACATCGACCCTGCCCGCACCATCATGGTGGGCGACCGCCTGGACACAGACATCCTCATGGGGAACACCTGCGGCCTGACGACTCTGCTCACCCTCACGGGGGTCAGCACCCTGGAGGAAGCCCAGGGCCACTTGGAGAGCGGCTGCCCCGAGAGGAGGAAGCTGGTCCCCGACTACTACGTTGACAGCATCGCTGACCTCCTTCCTGCTCTGAAAGCTTAG
- the E4F1 gene encoding transcription factor E4F1 — protein sequence MEAATATGAGPAGLTAARERAAETVCGPGRDPPGAPPGAPPAPAFLGLPAPFEEEDEDDRHKCGRCQSEFTSLEEFVQHKLQKLCQRPQEATAADPASSLRVASSAEEPITVAHIVVETSPITEEISSASAILGSGHIKEVIVVGEHVFENPNGHIDSDVAGEEGQESPEDPEEGAAIELVKVKLLVNKEGRYVCELCHKTFKTASILKAHMITHSSRKDYECKLCGTSFRTKGSLIRHHRRHTDERPYKCKKCGKSFRESGALTRHLKSLTPCTEKIRFNMNKEIVVSKEEVALGPGSSNAQVVSSLAAQSLDTSPVIRLVTDAKGNVLHEVHVQMQEIPVAEAKSLDPEPSSPEEVLPPEGEDSENLLREAMRNSGIVIERVSVEEAAKSDDGADGAPTPEEPNSKEVDAPEKLCEEQYVEQAEAPDAETTDGSKQHACPYCSEAFQEPTALDLHVSGHLDYKPFKCEECGKEFTKGYLLKKHQEVHVNERRFCCGECGKLYKTIAHVKGHRRVHSEERPYPCPKCGKRYKTKNAQQVHFRTHLDDKPYVCHFCNQGFREKGSLVRHLRHHTGEKPFKCYKCGRGFAEHGTLNRHLRTKGGCLLTLKEADVSEEGQSPDSLAATVITEEAPTVLVEFSSVVADTQEYIIETATEDMETSEATEIIEGTRHEVDSHIMKVVQQIVNQASSGHQIIVQNVTVAESTTLTADSADTIAIATPESLTEQVAMTLASAIGEGAVLATEDGGEAALGESIEIVEHSGEFVIASQEGELEVQTVIV from the exons ATGGAGGCCGCGACGGCCACGGGCGCTGGGCCGGCGGGGCTTACGGCAGCTCGGGAGCGCGCGGCGGAGACGGTCTGCGGGCCCGGCCGCGACCCCCCCGGCGCCCCCCCcggcgccccccccgcccccgccttcCTCGGCCTCCCCGCGCCCTTCGAGGAGGAAG ATGAAGACGACCGGCACAAGTGtggccgctgccagtccgagttcACCTCTTTGGAGGAATTCGTACAGCACAAGTTGCAAAAGCTTTGCCAGAGACCCCAAGAAGCTACGGCGGCAGACCCGGCAAGTTCTCTGCGG GTGGCCTCATCTGCAGAAGAGCCCATAACTGTGGCTCACATAGTTGTTGAAACTTCTCCCATAACAGAAGAAATCAGCAGCGCATCTGCAATTTTAG GCAGCGGGCACATTAAAGAAGTGATTGTCGTCGGCGAACATGTCTTTGAAAACCCCAACGGCCACATTGATAGCGATGTTGctggagaggaggggcaggagagCCCCGAAGACCCAGAAGAAGGGGCAGCCATTGAACTTGTCAAGGTTAAACTGCTGGTTAACAAAGAAGGTCGCTACGTGTGTGAGCTCTGCCACAAAACGTTTAAAACG GCCAGCATTCTCAAAGCTCACATGATCACTCACAGCAGCAGAAAAGACTATGAATGCAAGCTATGCGGGACGTCCTTCAGGACAAAGGGTTCACTCATCCGCCACCATCGCCGCCATACAG ATGAGCGTCCTTACAAGTGCAagaagtgtgggaaaagcttccgtgAATCAGGGGCTTTGACTCGGCACCTGAAATCCTTGACTCCCTGCACAGAGAAAATCCGCTTCAACATGAACAAGGAAATCGTAGTGAGCAAAGAGGAGGTAGCCCTAG GTCCCGGCAGCTCCAACGCTCAGGTTGTTTCCTCGCTGGCCGCTCAGTCCCTGGACACCTCGCCCGTCATCCGTCTCGTGACGGACGCCAAAGGGAACGTCCTCCACGAAGTCCATGTCCAGATGCAGGAGATTCCCGTTGCAGAGGCCAAATCGCTGGACCCAGAG cCTTCCAGTCCTGAGGAGGTGCTGCCCCCTGAGGGAGAGGACAGCGAGAACTTGCTGCGAGAAGCCATGAGGAACTCCGGGATTGTGATCGAGCGCGTGTCTGTGGAGGAGGCGGCCAAATCCGATGATGGTGCAGACGGGGCTCCCACACCCGAGGAGCCAAACAGCAAAGAGGTGGATGCCCCGGAGAAGCTGTGCGAGGAGCAGTACGTCGAGCAGGCAGAGGCa CCAGACGCCGAGACGACAGACGGGAGCAAGCAGCACGCCTGCCCCTACTGCAGTGAAGCCTTCCAGGAGCCCACGGCCCTCGACCTGCACGTCAGCGGACATCTAG ACTACAAGCCCTTCAAGTGTGAGGAGTGCGGCAAAGAGTTCACAAAGGGCTACCTGCTGAAGAAGCACCAGGAGGTGCACGTGAACGAGCGGCGCTTCTGCTGCGGGGAGTGCGGCAAGCTGTACAAGACCATCGCCCACGTCAAGGGGCACCGGCGGGTCCATTCCGAGGAGCGGCCCTACCCATGCCCCAAGTGTGGGAAGAGGTACAAGACCAag AATGCCCAGCAGGTCCACTTCCGGACGCACCTGGACGACAAGCCGTACGTCTGCCACTTCTGCAACCAGGGCTTCCGAGAAAAGGGCTCCCTGGTGCGCCACCTGCGCCACCACACAGGCGAGAAGCCCTTCAAGTGCTACAAGTGCGGGCGGGGCTTCGCAGAGCACGGCACCCTCAACAGGCACCTGAGGACCAAAG GGGGCTGCCTGCTCACCCTGAAAGAGGCCGACGTGTCAGAGGAAGGCCAGTCGCCAGACAGCTTGGCTGCCACCGTCATCACTGAAGAGGCCCCGACGGTCCTGGTGGAGTTCTCGTCCGTGGTGGCAGACACCCAGGAGTACATCATTGAG aCAGCTACTGAAGACATGGAAACGAGCGAAGCCACAGAGATCATCGAAGGAACGAGGCACGAG GTGGACAGCCACATCATGAAAGTCGTGCAGCAGATAGTGAACCAAGCCAGTTCCGGCCATCAGATCATCGTCCAGAACGTCACGGTGGCCGAGAGCACCACCCTGACGGCCGACAGCGCCGACACGATCGCCATCGCCACCCCCGAGAGCCTCACGGAGCAGGTGGCCATGACCTTGGCGTCTGCCATCGGGGAGGGAGCAGTGCTGGCGACGGAGGACGGCGGCGAGGCGGCCCTGGGAGAAAGCATCGAGATCGTGGAGCACTCGGGCGAGTTCGTGATCGCCTCCCAGGAGGGGGAGCTGGAGGTGCAGACGGTGATCGTCTAA